In Sinorhizobium numidicum, the following proteins share a genomic window:
- a CDS encoding NAD-dependent epimerase/dehydratase family protein yields the protein MRHLITGGSGFIGHLLARRLRERGDSVRLLDVWSDPARPTDIEFIECSILNREGVAAAMRHVDIVHHCAALVAQTGAGRRHWDVNLDGTRIVAEEAEKSDVKAIFHLSTTAVYGIPPAGAIDASTPLRPVEAYGRSKLAGELLMKEICGRSGIPLTTIRPRVALGPGRLGIFQVLFEWIREGRNVYVIGTGDNRVQFVHAEDLIDFYVLALDTGRPGTYNVGTDRFQTLREDLERLIVHANSASKVRLLPEFLAINTLRLLYCARLSPLVPWHYLTYHRDCHFDVAPLLRMGWRPRYSNAEMLHETYDWYRANRITSVAPTSPHRSPLRQGALKLLKRLS from the coding sequence ATGAGGCATCTGATCACCGGTGGTTCCGGCTTCATCGGCCACCTTCTCGCCCGCCGCCTGCGCGAACGCGGAGACTCCGTGCGCCTCCTTGACGTCTGGTCAGACCCGGCACGGCCTACGGATATCGAGTTTATCGAGTGTAGTATCCTCAACCGCGAGGGTGTTGCTGCCGCTATGCGGCATGTTGACATCGTTCATCACTGTGCTGCGCTCGTCGCGCAGACAGGTGCTGGTCGTCGTCATTGGGACGTGAACCTCGACGGAACGCGCATCGTTGCCGAGGAGGCGGAGAAGTCTGATGTGAAGGCGATATTCCACCTCAGCACGACCGCAGTATATGGCATCCCTCCCGCGGGAGCGATCGACGCGTCGACGCCGCTGCGGCCGGTGGAGGCCTACGGTCGATCAAAACTGGCCGGTGAACTGCTGATGAAGGAAATCTGCGGACGCAGCGGTATTCCGCTGACGACAATACGTCCGCGTGTAGCGCTCGGCCCTGGCCGCCTAGGTATCTTTCAGGTGCTGTTTGAATGGATTCGAGAAGGCAGAAATGTTTATGTCATCGGAACTGGCGACAATCGCGTTCAGTTCGTACACGCCGAGGATCTCATAGACTTCTATGTGCTGGCGCTGGATACAGGTCGGCCGGGCACCTATAACGTCGGTACGGATCGCTTCCAAACCCTTCGGGAAGACCTCGAGCGCCTGATCGTCCATGCGAATAGTGCCTCGAAAGTGCGCCTTCTGCCTGAGTTCCTCGCGATCAACACGCTTCGACTGCTTTACTGCGCGCGCCTATCTCCGCTCGTTCCCTGGCATTATCTTACCTATCACAGGGACTGCCATTTCGATGTTGCGCCTCTACTGAGGATGGGATGGCGGCCCAGATATTCAAACGCGGAGATGTTGCACGAGACATATGATTGGTACCGTGCGAACCGCATTACCAGTGTTGCTCCAACGTCGCCGCACCGCTCGCCGCTCCGCCAGGGAGCACTGAAGCTTTTGAAACGGCTGTCTTGA
- a CDS encoding lysylphosphatidylglycerol synthase transmembrane domain-containing protein, translated as MVDGDQLLRGRFNTTLRVGLGLIAGAAFVVLVLRDVNLAEVSDLLQRATLAPLFLAVLAFVADFLLRAVRFWIMLGQTTGRSLPLGPTIGPFIASFGMSDVLPLRLGDGFRVLWFSRRFGISAGTVLGTMIVERILDLVTIVILGAGALMLAEVSAPAALMRNFQLVLVVALAGGLGMLFVPALLSRLFERLFRGVELSIASSLLSALKATSAAVLQVGSWRRIAVLTVISLALWILESLVLIGAWLSLGGSPDHLLQPFVAFAFSTLGTLVPSLPGHFGAFEFFGVQAFALVGVDAQMAVAVVLLAHVILWAPTAIFGISWLLFGAYERVQRPT; from the coding sequence ATGGTTGACGGCGACCAATTATTGCGCGGCCGCTTCAACACCACGTTGCGCGTTGGCTTGGGCCTCATCGCAGGAGCAGCTTTCGTCGTTCTCGTCCTGCGGGACGTGAATCTGGCGGAAGTCAGCGATTTGCTGCAACGCGCCACTCTTGCACCCCTATTTCTTGCCGTCCTGGCGTTCGTGGCGGATTTCCTGCTTCGGGCCGTCCGGTTCTGGATCATGCTTGGGCAGACAACCGGTCGCAGCTTGCCATTGGGGCCGACCATTGGCCCCTTTATCGCCAGTTTTGGCATGAGCGACGTGCTGCCATTGCGCCTTGGTGACGGTTTTCGGGTACTGTGGTTCAGCCGCCGCTTTGGAATCTCCGCTGGCACTGTGCTCGGAACGATGATCGTTGAGCGAATTCTCGATCTCGTGACGATCGTCATCCTCGGCGCCGGGGCTCTAATGCTGGCGGAAGTGTCAGCCCCGGCGGCGCTCATGCGGAATTTTCAGCTCGTTCTTGTTGTCGCCCTAGCTGGAGGACTGGGAATGCTGTTTGTGCCAGCCCTTCTCAGCCGATTGTTTGAAAGACTGTTCCGCGGAGTCGAGCTTTCAATAGCTTCAAGCCTGCTCTCGGCTTTGAAAGCCACTTCCGCAGCCGTGCTTCAGGTCGGGTCGTGGCGCCGGATCGCTGTGCTCACGGTGATTTCGCTGGCATTGTGGATTCTAGAAAGCCTCGTTCTTATCGGAGCGTGGCTGAGCCTGGGCGGCTCCCCCGACCACCTGCTCCAACCGTTCGTGGCATTCGCCTTCAGCACACTTGGAACTCTGGTGCCGAGTCTTCCCGGCCACTTCGGCGCTTTCGAGTTTTTCGGAGTTCAGGCCTTCGCGCTTGTTGGCGTCGATGCACAAATGGCTGTGGCGGTCGTCCTGCTGGCTCATGTGATCCTTTGGGCTCCGACCGCCATTTTTGGTATCAGCTGGCTGCTCTTCGGCGCTTATGAGAGGGTTCAGCGCCCGACCTAA
- a CDS encoding aspartate aminotransferase family protein, giving the protein MFTVAGVETSENIGTGLPLLSLDQSLDLENTAANRLYSQHLNKYMLQIFDILGLKDMDIKGAQGLEIWLSDGRTLLDFSAGLGVVGLGHNHPRIIEAERKCHERKVIDCIKIAPHKLQGALAYNLSLFLPPPLTVSFLAVSGAEANEAAMKLSERVQTPKGKNKFLCMRGAFHGKTHGPLSLTTATDVQSGFLLGVPKENVVYVSYGDIETMRQAINAETDSSGRNSIIAAIVETIHGTTCELPPAGYLSQFAELCRKNDILSIFDEVKVGMGRSGRFCAFQYEDATPDIVTLAKTLGGGKREVAVMVTSQALFDRAYGNKQDCNLHSSSFSGLGESCAVAIETLNIIQDEGLIENAEKNGQYLSKRLHELKSKYPKQILDVRGRGLFQAIRLNFHQELVSKLVDISKNPLFQTYQTVLIGAVTRQLFERHNILVHFQPGARDILHFMPPFVAQQHHIDKLIAALDDTLSSGIADATLRFVTQNIARVFRDMT; this is encoded by the coding sequence GTGTTCACAGTCGCGGGCGTTGAAACCTCTGAAAATATCGGCACTGGTCTCCCATTGCTATCACTTGATCAGAGTCTAGATCTGGAAAATACAGCTGCCAACAGGCTGTATTCGCAACACCTCAACAAATACATGCTTCAAATATTCGATATCCTCGGTCTGAAGGACATGGATATCAAGGGAGCCCAAGGGCTCGAGATCTGGCTGAGTGATGGCCGCACTCTGTTGGATTTTTCCGCTGGGCTTGGGGTGGTGGGGCTTGGCCATAACCACCCACGCATCATAGAAGCCGAGCGAAAGTGTCATGAGCGCAAGGTCATCGACTGTATCAAGATCGCTCCGCACAAACTGCAGGGCGCGCTTGCCTACAATCTGTCGCTGTTCCTGCCACCGCCGCTGACGGTCTCATTTCTCGCAGTCTCCGGAGCGGAAGCGAACGAGGCGGCGATGAAACTCAGCGAGCGCGTGCAGACACCGAAAGGCAAGAACAAGTTCCTATGTATGCGGGGCGCATTTCACGGCAAGACGCACGGGCCATTGTCCCTGACCACGGCCACGGATGTCCAGTCCGGCTTCTTGCTGGGGGTGCCGAAGGAAAACGTAGTCTACGTTTCCTACGGTGATATCGAAACGATGCGGCAGGCAATCAATGCGGAAACCGACAGCAGCGGCCGAAACTCGATCATTGCCGCCATCGTCGAGACTATCCATGGCACGACGTGCGAACTCCCGCCAGCGGGATACCTCAGCCAATTCGCAGAGCTCTGCAGGAAGAACGATATTCTCTCCATTTTCGACGAAGTGAAGGTCGGAATGGGACGCAGCGGCAGGTTCTGTGCCTTTCAATACGAGGATGCCACCCCCGATATCGTCACGCTCGCCAAGACTTTGGGCGGTGGCAAACGCGAAGTCGCGGTGATGGTCACGTCGCAAGCCTTGTTCGATCGGGCCTACGGCAACAAACAGGACTGCAACCTTCATAGTTCTAGCTTCAGCGGCCTCGGCGAAAGCTGCGCCGTGGCAATCGAGACGCTCAACATCATTCAAGACGAAGGATTGATCGAGAACGCCGAAAAAAATGGTCAATACCTCTCGAAGCGCCTCCACGAGCTGAAATCAAAGTATCCGAAGCAGATCCTCGATGTACGCGGACGCGGGCTGTTTCAAGCGATCCGCCTCAATTTTCACCAGGAGCTGGTATCGAAACTCGTTGACATTTCAAAGAACCCTTTGTTTCAGACCTATCAGACCGTGTTAATTGGTGCAGTCACCCGGCAACTATTTGAGCGGCACAATATACTTGTGCACTTCCAGCCCGGCGCGCGCGACATACTGCACTTCATGCCGCCTTTTGTCGCGCAGCAGCACCATATCGATAAACTCATCGCCGCGCTGGATGACACATTGTCAAGCGGAATAGCGGACGCGACGCTTCGTTTTGTGACGCAGAATATCGCACGGGTCTTCCGCGACATGACGTAA
- a CDS encoding glycosyltransferase family 39 protein translates to MYYDASVNSDGRSNRVGFDRQYLIFATLASLLSVALFLFNTRHGIGIYPDTARYMGITEQPYDAPLYAWLLQFPASLGFEMAKAAKAFGLSVACANTLLIWHLLTSATRKQHYAVFGTTVIILAPQFVTQHSLAMSEPLFLFLLLLVLLCVLRYFRNARRVWLIASAVALGSAALTRFTAPPMGAAIVASILLNPRHGVARRITDAAIYGIVSASIFLTWSVISHLQKGHSIGRELWFYGNMGTSEWLSSLGALAAWLLPDDFPFAVRVLALCAFAIASTGLILVHAYRTLHSARTMNVAYGFLPIILGLFFLFYMGFMVLATSIEANLSLNGRYAFPAYVMTVIAITITLAEFRDSGGLLKTAHHGLVVLAVVVLCSHTVRTVVRSADAYRSGIGYASLEWTNSPTMAAVNDLPANALIYSNGPDAIAYVLRRPARYIPEHFKLRTGNEDPSNPFEKQIGDLLRASTGQPAYLVMFDRITWRFYRASEAELKQLLSLATVATAPDGRVYRILPTSSPG, encoded by the coding sequence ATGTACTATGATGCTTCTGTAAATTCCGATGGACGATCGAATCGAGTAGGTTTTGATCGCCAATACTTGATCTTTGCGACTTTGGCGTCTCTGTTGTCCGTCGCCCTCTTCTTATTCAATACAAGGCACGGAATTGGTATTTACCCCGACACTGCCCGATATATGGGGATCACGGAACAGCCTTACGACGCGCCGCTCTACGCGTGGCTGCTGCAGTTTCCAGCATCGCTTGGCTTTGAGATGGCGAAGGCGGCAAAGGCCTTTGGCTTGTCCGTCGCCTGCGCAAACACGCTGCTGATCTGGCATCTGTTGACTAGCGCTACTCGCAAGCAACATTATGCTGTCTTCGGCACTACCGTTATTATCCTCGCGCCTCAGTTCGTCACACAGCATTCCCTCGCCATGTCGGAACCGCTGTTCCTGTTTTTGCTTCTGCTCGTATTGCTGTGCGTACTGCGCTATTTCCGTAACGCCAGACGGGTGTGGCTGATTGCGAGTGCAGTCGCCTTGGGATCTGCTGCTCTCACGCGATTTACAGCGCCCCCGATGGGTGCGGCGATTGTAGCGTCCATTCTTCTCAACCCACGGCACGGCGTGGCGCGGAGAATTACGGATGCCGCCATTTATGGAATTGTGAGTGCAAGCATCTTTCTGACTTGGTCGGTCATCAGTCATCTTCAGAAAGGCCATTCCATCGGCCGGGAGCTCTGGTTCTACGGTAATATGGGAACCAGTGAATGGCTGAGCAGCCTGGGAGCCCTGGCGGCATGGTTGCTACCGGACGATTTCCCTTTCGCCGTTCGTGTGCTCGCCCTATGTGCCTTCGCCATCGCTTCGACGGGCCTAATTCTTGTCCATGCATATCGAACGCTCCATAGCGCCCGCACGATGAACGTCGCCTACGGTTTTCTTCCGATAATCCTTGGCCTGTTTTTCCTCTTTTACATGGGATTCATGGTCCTGGCGACGTCGATCGAGGCGAATCTATCCTTGAACGGGAGATATGCCTTCCCAGCCTACGTCATGACAGTCATTGCGATCACGATTACTCTGGCCGAGTTCAGGGACTCCGGAGGTCTTCTTAAAACCGCGCATCATGGCCTCGTGGTTCTGGCGGTTGTCGTATTGTGCAGCCATACCGTGCGCACAGTCGTGAGATCCGCCGACGCCTATCGCTCCGGAATTGGCTATGCCAGCCTCGAATGGACCAACTCTCCGACGATGGCGGCAGTGAACGATCTTCCCGCAAATGCCTTGATCTACAGCAATGGCCCGGATGCAATTGCCTACGTGCTGAGACGCCCTGCCCGGTACATTCCAGAGCACTTCAAACTGCGGACCGGCAACGAAGACCCGTCAAATCCATTCGAGAAACAGATAGGCGACCTGCTGCGCGCGTCTACCGGGCAACCCGCATACCTCGTCATGTTCGACAGGATCACATGGCGCTTCTATCGCGCGTCGGAAGCCGAACTAAAGCAGCTTCTTTCTCTCGCTACCGTAGCAACGGCGCCTGACGGCCGCGTCTACCGCATACTGCCGACATCGAGCCCGGGTTGA
- a CDS encoding UbiA family prenyltransferase produces the protein MESGALPIAPIVNPNRASFRHYLALARLDHATKHVFIIPGIILAYALREPSLDNAVASMIVGFLSAIAIASANYVINEWLDREFDAYHPLKQARAAVQRGLSPSLVYMEYVTFAAVGLLLALQVGTLFFLTSALFLVSGLVYNVRPIRSKDLPYIDVISESINNPIRLTLGWTMIDAATLPPSSLLLAYWTAGAFLMGAKRLSEYRDICSASDRDLLQRYRRSFRFYTAESLTVSCFLYAMVSAFFIAAFLVKYRLEYIVAMPFIAVLFSSYLWLSLLRNSIAQRPERLFRSRRLVAALCLAVFALLVTSFVDIPSFYDLSKEDFTPVDRLK, from the coding sequence ATGGAAAGCGGTGCATTACCGATCGCCCCCATTGTGAACCCAAATAGGGCGTCGTTCAGACATTATCTTGCGCTCGCCAGGCTTGACCACGCCACGAAGCATGTCTTCATCATACCGGGCATTATTCTCGCCTATGCCCTGCGCGAGCCCTCACTGGACAATGCCGTAGCATCGATGATCGTCGGGTTTTTGAGCGCAATTGCCATTGCGTCGGCGAACTACGTCATCAATGAATGGCTTGATCGCGAGTTCGACGCATATCATCCGCTGAAGCAGGCCCGCGCGGCTGTTCAGCGGGGGCTTTCGCCATCCCTTGTCTACATGGAATATGTGACCTTTGCCGCAGTCGGTCTGTTGCTCGCGTTACAGGTCGGGACGTTGTTCTTCTTGACCTCAGCCCTGTTTCTGGTCTCTGGCCTTGTTTACAACGTCCGACCGATCCGATCAAAAGACCTGCCCTATATCGATGTCATCTCCGAATCGATAAATAATCCAATCCGACTGACACTCGGTTGGACGATGATCGACGCAGCGACCCTGCCGCCCAGCAGTCTTCTCCTGGCGTATTGGACCGCAGGGGCGTTTCTTATGGGAGCCAAGAGGTTGTCCGAGTACAGAGACATCTGCTCCGCCTCGGATCGTGATCTGCTTCAGCGTTACCGCCGGTCTTTTCGCTTTTACACCGCCGAGAGCTTGACCGTTTCGTGCTTTCTTTACGCCATGGTCTCGGCATTCTTCATTGCAGCCTTCCTGGTCAAATATCGGTTGGAATACATCGTGGCGATGCCGTTTATCGCTGTGCTGTTTTCATCTTATCTCTGGCTGTCATTGTTGAGGAACTCGATCGCTCAACGACCGGAGAGGTTGTTTCGGTCGCGCCGTCTGGTCGCTGCGCTCTGCCTTGCGGTTTTCGCTTTGCTCGTCACTTCATTCGTCGACATACCCTCTTTCTACGATCTTTCGAAAGAGGACTTTACTCCGGTTGATAGATTGAAATGA
- a CDS encoding response regulator, producing the protein MHSVVLADDHPLLLRGLQDILSTAADFNVVGVAVSGADAVSLIRDLQPDIAVLDVAMPRMGGLDVLRALQSQRLRLKSIFLTATMSGPQIAEAMALGVCGILLKEYAPEALLDCMRQVGKGEKWLPDDLVAKATAMPQVAIFKKFGLLTAREREIAALICGGLSNRTIAERLGASEGTIGIHLHNIYRKLEITNRATLAALHVQYMAGHNG; encoded by the coding sequence ATGCATTCAGTTGTTCTCGCCGACGACCATCCGTTACTCCTTCGCGGGCTTCAAGACATCTTGAGTACAGCGGCGGATTTCAACGTCGTGGGTGTGGCAGTGAGCGGAGCAGACGCAGTCTCGCTCATTAGGGACCTTCAGCCGGACATCGCCGTGCTCGACGTAGCGATGCCGAGAATGGGAGGCCTCGACGTTCTGCGCGCATTGCAAAGCCAGCGGTTGCGGCTGAAGTCCATTTTTCTAACGGCAACAATGAGCGGCCCGCAAATTGCCGAGGCCATGGCTTTGGGGGTATGCGGAATCCTACTGAAAGAATATGCCCCGGAAGCCCTGCTCGATTGTATGCGCCAGGTCGGAAAAGGAGAGAAGTGGCTACCGGATGATTTGGTGGCGAAGGCGACCGCTATGCCGCAAGTCGCTATCTTTAAAAAATTCGGATTGCTGACCGCACGCGAGAGGGAGATCGCGGCACTGATATGCGGAGGGCTTTCGAACCGAACGATTGCCGAGAGACTCGGTGCATCCGAGGGAACGATCGGAATTCATCTCCATAACATCTACCGAAAGCTGGAGATCACCAATCGCGCGACGCTGGCGGCCCTTCATGTACAGTATATGGCCGGCCACAATGGTTGA
- a CDS encoding GMC family oxidoreductase N-terminal domain-containing protein has translation MAAEVVVIGSGPGGAVTAMLCAEAGKSVLLVEEGKNLPLQWPAHFSSDEILHKYRNAGVSIAVGSPHIAYVEGRCVGGGSEINRGLYHRTPAYVLDQWRTEFNVRDLSLDILVPHFTACEEIARVEYLPGEASLLSMRLYEGASNLGWRVVEAPRLYRYAGGGSKQSMSETFVPRFLEAGGRLIADTSVRRLSRTGGKWRMEAKHASPEASSQAIEIFADKVFLACGAVQTPALLRRSGLRKNIGNSLRFHPMLKVVAEFDDDINVPGDFDPVHQVKEFEPHFGMGCSISNRPMLALAMATRADSFALVEHRWRRMGIYYVQTTGGCALVRNAAPFRDPFVRVWHSDYQLREYADGMKRLAEVLLAAGATAIYPTAPGYPVLRSMADVRKLPETLPRGSGNLTSVHIFSSCPMGENEALCATDSFGRVHGADGLYISDASLLCGPTAVNPQGTVMAIAHRNATRAIENGFH, from the coding sequence ATGGCAGCCGAGGTGGTGGTGATAGGGTCCGGCCCCGGAGGCGCCGTCACCGCGATGCTTTGCGCCGAGGCGGGTAAGTCCGTGCTGCTCGTCGAAGAAGGAAAAAATTTACCGCTCCAATGGCCGGCACATTTTTCGAGTGACGAGATCCTGCACAAATACCGGAATGCCGGCGTGAGTATTGCCGTTGGCTCTCCACACATTGCTTATGTCGAGGGTCGCTGCGTCGGCGGTGGTAGCGAGATAAACCGCGGGCTCTATCACCGTACACCTGCGTACGTTCTTGACCAATGGCGCACCGAGTTCAATGTGCGGGATCTATCGCTTGACATTCTGGTGCCCCATTTCACCGCGTGCGAGGAAATCGCTCGCGTCGAGTATCTTCCGGGCGAGGCATCGCTTCTGTCAATGCGTTTGTATGAGGGGGCGAGCAATCTTGGCTGGCGTGTTGTCGAGGCTCCGCGTCTCTACCGTTACGCTGGTGGAGGCAGCAAGCAGTCCATGTCCGAGACTTTCGTCCCGCGATTTCTCGAAGCAGGAGGACGGCTGATCGCTGACACCTCCGTGAGGCGGCTTTCACGAACTGGTGGTAAGTGGCGGATGGAAGCGAAGCATGCGTCGCCGGAGGCCAGTTCCCAGGCTATCGAGATTTTCGCCGACAAGGTTTTCTTAGCCTGCGGAGCGGTTCAGACGCCCGCCCTCCTGCGGAGAAGTGGGCTGCGCAAGAACATAGGCAATTCCCTGCGTTTCCACCCGATGTTGAAAGTCGTCGCAGAATTCGACGACGACATCAATGTTCCCGGCGATTTCGATCCCGTCCACCAGGTCAAGGAGTTCGAGCCTCATTTCGGTATGGGATGTTCCATAAGTAACCGTCCCATGCTCGCCTTGGCCATGGCCACCCGCGCCGACTCTTTTGCTTTGGTTGAGCATCGGTGGCGCCGCATGGGCATATACTACGTTCAGACGACTGGCGGCTGCGCGTTGGTACGCAATGCTGCTCCTTTTCGCGATCCCTTTGTGCGCGTCTGGCACAGTGATTATCAGCTGCGGGAATACGCTGACGGGATGAAGCGGCTTGCGGAGGTGCTTCTCGCCGCCGGCGCCACTGCAATCTATCCCACAGCACCGGGCTATCCGGTCCTTCGCTCCATGGCTGATGTTCGCAAGCTCCCAGAGACCTTGCCAAGGGGGTCCGGCAATCTGACGTCGGTTCATATCTTTTCGTCGTGCCCGATGGGCGAGAACGAAGCTTTGTGCGCGACCGACTCCTTCGGACGCGTGCATGGGGCAGATGGACTCTATATTTCCGACGCGTCCCTGCTTTGCGGCCCGACGGCGGTGAATCCCCAGGGCACGGTGATGGCGATTGCGCACCGCAATGCGACCAGAGCTATCGAAAATGGCTTCCACTGA
- a CDS encoding TrkH family potassium uptake protein: MTADRLRFVLFLNGVFILAVALAMLLPAIVDVSFDNPQEAANFVTCSAVAGGFGVLLMAAFRQGEVNLTDRRTGFLITVSAWLSVSIVGAVPLYASSLGLSWTDAVFEAASALTTTGSTILVGLDQMPEGLLIWRSLLQWLGGIGIIVMALSVLPGLRVGGMQLFRSESSDVSEKPFPKVRQIARNILIVYSTLTLACAVSLAIAGMPTFDAVNHAMTTIATGGLSTKDASIGYYNSVPIEVVTQVFMISGALPLAFYAVFLLTRGKRRLVEGQIRPFLLILAAAILTCTVWNISQGTAPPTALRLSAFNVTSIMTDTGFATADFSTWGSFAVGLFFMLYLVGGCAGSTAGAIKIFRWQLLFAGVGRVLQLMLYPNAIVPVRFQGKSVDDAVISNVRNFFFLYIITLLLLSLMVMATGLDFLSAISSVAQGMANAGPGLGPIVGPATNFSSIPDAAKWLIVLAMILGRLELVNFFIVLQPWFWRR, from the coding sequence ATGACAGCCGATCGTCTTCGCTTTGTCCTTTTCCTGAACGGCGTATTTATTCTGGCCGTGGCACTCGCGATGCTGCTTCCGGCGATTGTCGATGTCTCGTTCGACAATCCGCAGGAGGCAGCGAATTTTGTCACCTGTTCGGCAGTCGCAGGCGGGTTCGGAGTGTTATTGATGGCGGCGTTTCGCCAAGGCGAGGTCAATCTCACCGACCGCAGGACCGGCTTTCTTATTACCGTCAGCGCATGGCTATCGGTCTCTATCGTTGGCGCCGTTCCGCTCTATGCATCCTCCTTGGGCCTCAGTTGGACGGACGCGGTCTTCGAGGCGGCGTCGGCCTTGACCACAACCGGCTCGACCATTCTCGTCGGGCTGGATCAAATGCCCGAAGGGCTGCTGATCTGGCGTTCGCTGCTACAATGGCTGGGCGGGATAGGCATAATCGTCATGGCGCTAAGCGTGCTTCCGGGGCTTCGCGTCGGCGGAATGCAGCTTTTCCGATCCGAGTCCTCTGACGTTTCCGAGAAGCCTTTTCCCAAAGTACGTCAAATCGCTCGAAATATCCTGATCGTTTATTCTACACTCACCTTGGCGTGCGCCGTGTCGCTCGCTATTGCCGGAATGCCTACTTTTGATGCCGTCAATCATGCGATGACGACAATCGCGACAGGTGGTCTCTCCACAAAGGATGCCTCAATCGGCTACTACAACTCGGTGCCGATCGAGGTGGTGACGCAAGTCTTCATGATCTCCGGCGCGCTGCCGCTGGCCTTTTATGCCGTCTTCCTGTTGACCCGCGGTAAGCGCCGCCTCGTCGAAGGACAGATCAGGCCTTTTCTGCTTATCCTGGCGGCCGCGATTCTGACGTGCACGGTTTGGAATATTTCCCAGGGCACGGCCCCGCCAACGGCGCTGCGCCTGTCCGCCTTCAACGTCACGTCGATCATGACGGACACGGGTTTTGCAACCGCAGACTTCTCGACCTGGGGCAGTTTTGCGGTCGGACTGTTTTTCATGCTTTACCTCGTCGGAGGGTGCGCAGGGTCCACGGCCGGGGCAATCAAGATTTTCCGCTGGCAGCTTCTGTTTGCGGGGGTCGGCAGGGTTTTGCAACTCATGCTCTACCCGAACGCCATTGTGCCGGTGCGGTTTCAGGGCAAATCCGTCGACGACGCAGTCATAAGCAATGTGCGAAACTTCTTCTTTCTCTACATCATCACCTTGTTGCTCTTGTCTCTCATGGTGATGGCGACAGGGCTCGATTTTCTCTCGGCCATCTCTTCCGTGGCACAAGGCATGGCCAATGCCGGCCCCGGCTTGGGTCCGATCGTCGGCCCGGCGACAAATTTCTCGTCGATCCCGGACGCAGCCAAATGGCTGATCGTGCTCGCGATGATCCTCGGCAGGCTCGAGCTTGTAAATTTCTTCATTGTTTTGCAGCCATGGTTCTGGCGGCGCTGA
- a CDS encoding HAD family hydrolase — protein MKLFARTIWDSRDLVVFDLDGTLYDQARLRIRIALSLLSEAVRSRTFDTVRVLQQFRHCREILARTSPDDFIERQFTDTAALCRCSRGDVEKVVREWIDRRPLTFLAACRYQGVEELFDGLRQSGRIIAVLSDYPAREKLDALGLKADLVVSATDDDLQRLKPDPTGLIKILCTTGVPADRALMIGDRFDRDWAVADSVGMDAIIRCGRRDLRCTTFRSYRDPLFEPILQRRRIAAAGLTP, from the coding sequence ATGAAACTTTTCGCCCGAACGATATGGGATAGCCGCGATCTCGTGGTTTTTGATCTTGATGGAACGCTCTATGACCAAGCGCGCCTTAGAATTCGCATTGCCCTCAGCTTGCTCTCTGAAGCGGTGCGTTCGCGTACTTTCGACACGGTGAGGGTGTTACAGCAATTTCGCCACTGCAGGGAGATTTTGGCGCGCACGTCTCCGGATGACTTCATCGAACGCCAGTTCACAGACACGGCGGCACTCTGCCGCTGTTCAAGGGGGGATGTCGAAAAGGTAGTCCGCGAATGGATCGATCGACGACCGCTCACCTTCCTTGCCGCCTGCCGTTACCAAGGCGTCGAGGAACTCTTCGACGGACTGCGGCAATCGGGGCGGATCATCGCCGTCCTTTCCGACTATCCTGCCCGTGAGAAGCTTGATGCCTTGGGGTTAAAGGCGGATTTGGTCGTCAGCGCGACTGACGATGACCTGCAAAGGCTGAAGCCGGACCCAACCGGGCTTATCAAGATACTCTGCACGACCGGCGTCCCAGCCGACAGAGCGCTGATGATAGGCGACCGCTTCGATCGTGATTGGGCGGTTGCAGACAGCGTTGGCATGGATGCGATCATCCGCTGCGGCCGTCGAGATCTGCGATGCACCACATTTCGGTCCTATCGGGATCCGCTGTTCGAGCCGATACTTCAGCGACGGCGGATCGCCGCCGCGGGATTAACACCATGA